Proteins encoded together in one Flavobacteriales bacterium window:
- a CDS encoding YqgE/AlgH family protein produces MKNIKPKKGRLLISEPSMLDSNFKRSVLLLTEHNDNESIAFILNQPTKIKIHDLFEDFPSFDANVHVGGPVEKNTLHYIHSLGDKIDNSIPISDNLYWSGNFDTLKKLIINKEVNAKEIRFFVGYSGWSPGQLEHELSEKSWIVCNEDVKHLLDNNDKHMWRDFIKKMDKEYAIWSNMPEDPELN; encoded by the coding sequence ATGAAAAACATTAAACCCAAAAAAGGAAGATTATTAATTTCAGAGCCAAGTATGTTGGACTCAAATTTCAAGCGTTCCGTATTACTTCTTACAGAACATAACGATAATGAAAGTATCGCCTTTATACTTAATCAGCCTACCAAAATTAAAATTCACGACTTGTTTGAAGACTTTCCCTCTTTTGATGCTAATGTGCATGTTGGAGGTCCAGTTGAAAAAAATACGCTTCACTACATTCACAGCCTAGGAGATAAAATTGATAATTCAATACCAATTAGTGATAATTTGTATTGGAGTGGAAATTTTGACACTCTAAAAAAACTGATAATAAACAAAGAGGTAAACGCTAAAGAAATACGCTTTTTTGTGGGCTATTCGGGTTGGAGTCCAGGACAACTAGAACACGAGCTCAGTGAAAAATCTTGGATAGTATGCAATGAAGATGTAAAACATCTTCTTGATAATAACGATAAACACATGTGGCGTGATTTCATTAAAAAAATGGATAAAGAGTACGCTATTTGGTCAAATATGCCCGAAGACCCCGAATTAAATTAG
- a CDS encoding aminotransferase class IV family protein, translating into MFYNQNGEIVSAVRLEMNNRSFLYGDGLFERLRLFNGQVFNRKNHYNRLSFSLKELQLNISVSIDELFEQVEYLAHHNGLTSCSARISIYRNSGGLYTPETLQASYVIETMGQASDCFSLGDGLQIGVYDKHLKSKSLLSTIKSSSANLYVLASLEKKSKSLDELLLLNSDKRPVEGTNSNLFIVRDDKIFTPPLSEGPLMGCMRSLVLDHFAVEEVALDLKDIQIAEEIFFTNCNGVRYVKKFGQFEGYTNTISKKVATKLNSLI; encoded by the coding sequence ATGTTTTATAATCAGAATGGTGAAATTGTAAGTGCTGTTCGGCTAGAGATGAATAACCGTTCTTTCTTGTACGGAGACGGTTTGTTTGAACGTCTTAGACTGTTTAACGGTCAAGTTTTCAATAGAAAAAATCATTACAACAGATTATCTTTTTCATTGAAAGAGTTACAACTTAATATTTCAGTTTCTATAGATGAGCTTTTTGAACAAGTAGAGTATTTAGCTCATCATAATGGGCTAACTTCTTGTAGTGCTAGAATTTCGATATATAGAAACTCAGGAGGCTTATATACTCCAGAGACACTTCAAGCTAGTTATGTAATAGAAACTATGGGCCAGGCATCTGATTGTTTTTCATTAGGTGATGGTCTGCAGATAGGAGTTTATGACAAGCATCTTAAATCCAAAAGTTTACTATCTACAATAAAGTCTTCTAGCGCAAATTTATATGTATTGGCTTCATTAGAAAAGAAAAGCAAAAGCTTAGATGAATTATTATTACTTAATTCTGATAAACGACCTGTTGAGGGTACGAACTCTAATTTATTTATTGTAAGAGATGATAAGATTTTTACACCACCACTTTCTGAAGGGCCTCTGATGGGTTGTATGCGTTCATTAGTGTTAGACCATTTCGCAGTTGAGGAGGTAGCTTTAGATTTAAAAGATATTCAAATAGCTGAAGAGATTTTTTTTACCAACTGCAATGGCGTTCGCTATGTCAAGAAGTTTGGGCAATTTGAGGGCTATACCAATACAATATCAAAGAAAGTCGCCACAAAATTAAATTCACTAATTTAA
- a CDS encoding 16S rRNA (uracil(1498)-N(3))-methyltransferase, which yields MQLFYTPDVNSDEYTLSKEESRHCIQVLRKEIGDIIHLVDGKGGFYKATLIGDNPKSCQLKIDQVERNYGKSTIHIHIAIAPTKMNERFEWFLEKSTEIGINEITPILCEHSERKVLKLERMNKILVAAMKQSKQAYLPKLNAAVSFDSFVSNNTVEERYIAHCVENDEKKQLKEVIKKGADTLVLIGPEGDFSQKEIDHALKHGFSAVLLGKNRLRTETAAIVSCHTINLLNQ from the coding sequence ATGCAATTGTTTTACACGCCAGACGTAAATTCAGATGAATACACTCTTTCAAAGGAAGAGAGTAGACATTGTATTCAAGTATTACGCAAAGAAATTGGTGATATAATTCATCTTGTTGATGGTAAAGGTGGGTTTTACAAAGCAACATTGATTGGTGACAATCCAAAATCCTGTCAATTAAAAATAGATCAAGTAGAACGTAATTATGGTAAAAGCACCATACATATTCATATAGCTATTGCACCTACAAAAATGAATGAACGTTTCGAATGGTTTTTGGAAAAGTCTACAGAAATAGGGATTAATGAAATTACACCAATTCTATGTGAACATTCAGAAAGAAAAGTCTTGAAACTTGAGCGAATGAATAAAATATTAGTAGCTGCTATGAAGCAATCAAAACAAGCCTACCTTCCAAAACTTAATGCGGCTGTTTCATTTGATAGTTTCGTTAGTAACAATACTGTAGAAGAACGATACATTGCTCATTGTGTTGAAAATGACGAAAAAAAACAACTTAAGGAAGTCATTAAAAAAGGTGCTGACACCCTAGTATTGATTGGTCCAGAAGGCGATTTTAGCCAAAAAGAAATAGACCATGCTCTGAAACATGGTTTTTCTGCAGTTTTACTAGGTAAAAATAGACTTAGAACAGAAACTGCTGCAATAGTAAGTTGTCACACAATAAATTTATTAAATCAATGA
- a CDS encoding DUF4159 domain-containing protein: MKKLIFLSIVIIAFGFSSPSYKIAVLKYYGGGDWYSNPTALNNLIVFCNENLGTNIDRKYDIVDVGSTDIFNYPFVHMTGHGNVIFSTEESENLRKYLIGGGFLHIDDNYGMDKFVRPEMKKIFPESEFVELPYSHPIYHQTYDFDNGLPKVHEHDAKPSQGFGLFHEGRMVVFYSYESDLGDGWEDAEVHNDSPEIRLKALKMGANIIDFVFSNQN; the protein is encoded by the coding sequence ATGAAAAAGCTAATCTTCCTAAGTATTGTCATAATAGCATTTGGTTTTTCTTCTCCATCATACAAAATTGCTGTGTTAAAATATTATGGTGGTGGCGATTGGTATTCTAATCCTACGGCATTAAACAATCTAATTGTTTTTTGCAATGAAAATTTAGGAACTAATATTGACAGAAAATACGATATTGTTGATGTAGGAAGCACAGATATTTTCAATTATCCTTTCGTACACATGACCGGTCACGGAAATGTTATATTTTCAACAGAAGAAAGCGAAAATCTAAGAAAATATTTGATTGGTGGTGGATTTCTTCATATAGACGATAATTACGGTATGGATAAGTTTGTAAGACCAGAGATGAAGAAAATTTTTCCTGAAAGTGAATTTGTAGAATTACCCTATTCTCACCCTATATATCATCAGACTTATGATTTCGATAATGGTTTGCCAAAAGTACACGAACACGACGCTAAACCGTCACAAGGGTTTGGACTTTTTCACGAAGGCAGAATGGTCGTATTTTATTCTTACGAAAGTGATTTAGGTGACGGCTGGGAAGATGCTGAAGTACACAACGATAGTCCTGAAATTAGGCTAAAAGCCCTAAAAATGGGAGCTAATATTATCGATTTTGTTTTTTCAAACCAAAACTAA
- a CDS encoding AI-2E family transporter has protein sequence MNRTLKNSIILIASIIGIVLVFYLKTIVVYLIVSLVLALIGRPIMKLLSRIQIKKRNLPNALKSVITLLVLLTFFTGFFALFTPLVMEEARIISKINFEAVSLELEEPINDLENWLKDKHLLDEKSSIDNEIVQLFSLTDVKSIFNSAIGILGNSIIALFSIIFITFFFLKEKKLYSDFLLALTPESKTNQILNVLKNTKRLLSRYFIGIILQIIIITIIVSTGLSILGIKNAILIGFLAGIINVIPYIGPMIGAIIGVIIGISTNLDLDFYTQVIPLSLKICVVFAIMQLIDNFVLQPLIFSNSVKAHPLEIFIIVISAGTLWGVLGMIIAIPFYTLFRVIAKEFLSEFKLVQELTKNI, from the coding sequence ATGAACCGCACCCTCAAAAACAGCATTATACTCATAGCATCAATTATTGGAATAGTGCTAGTTTTTTATCTCAAAACAATTGTTGTATACTTAATAGTATCACTAGTGTTGGCACTTATCGGTAGGCCAATAATGAAATTGCTCAGTAGAATCCAAATCAAAAAAAGAAATTTACCCAACGCCCTAAAAAGTGTTATTACGCTACTGGTTCTTTTGACATTCTTTACAGGTTTTTTTGCTCTTTTTACTCCTTTAGTGATGGAAGAAGCTAGAATCATATCTAAAATTAATTTTGAAGCAGTATCATTAGAACTGGAGGAACCCATAAATGATTTAGAAAATTGGCTAAAAGACAAACATTTATTGGATGAAAAATCGTCTATTGATAATGAGATAGTTCAATTATTCAGCCTTACCGATGTAAAATCTATTTTCAATTCGGCCATAGGAATTTTAGGGAACAGCATAATTGCTTTATTTTCTATTATATTCATCACTTTCTTCTTTTTAAAAGAAAAAAAGCTGTACAGTGATTTTTTGTTAGCCCTAACTCCTGAAAGCAAAACAAATCAGATTCTGAACGTGTTGAAAAACACAAAGCGACTTTTAAGTAGATACTTTATTGGAATAATATTACAAATAATCATTATTACTATTATAGTTAGCACTGGACTTTCTATTCTAGGAATTAAGAATGCTATTCTAATTGGATTTTTAGCTGGGATTATAAATGTTATCCCATACATAGGACCTATGATTGGAGCTATAATTGGTGTAATTATTGGTATTTCAACTAATTTAGATTTGGACTTTTATACACAAGTTATTCCATTAAGTTTAAAAATATGTGTTGTATTTGCCATTATGCAATTAATTGACAATTTCGTTCTACAACCACTCATATTTTCTAATTCAGTAAAGGCACACCCCTTAGAAATTTTCATAATTGTTATTTCGGCAGGTACTTTATGGGGTGTTTTAGGAATGATTATAGCCATACCTTTTTACACTCTTTTTAGAGTTATTGCCAAAGAGTTTTTATCTGAATTCAAACTGGTTCAAGAATTGACTAAAAACATTTAA
- a CDS encoding SAM-dependent methyltransferase, whose amino-acid sequence MSTDFKNKYNFLNDEFWQDFIAKNYKNPIDKLLFSLNQKLEVDSGILANQLKARQIIETKIPSWKNHKNLIFPKQLSMEQCSSEHTALYKSKICKGESCIDLTGGFGIDSFFISKSFKNTIHCEKDLELQFIAQHNLKCLQAKVESHFTDGIEYLKQTNQSFDLIYIDPSRRNENNTKVVRLEEYTPNIILHLNLLLEKGKQILVKTSPLLDIKLAMEQLPQLKEIHVIAVNNECKELLFLIDANSSKKQTSIICKDLVKDFTFKFDNEQELNTTINLSLPLKYIYEPNASILKAGAFKSIALAFKLSKLHSNSHLYTSENYVKDFPGRCFELNTICRLSKKEIQTAIKSKKANISKRNFPNSVNEIRKKLGLNEGGNDYIFATTLMNEEKRLLICSKC is encoded by the coding sequence ATGTCTACTGACTTTAAGAATAAATACAACTTTCTGAACGATGAGTTTTGGCAAGATTTTATAGCAAAAAATTATAAGAATCCTATTGACAAACTTCTGTTTTCATTAAATCAAAAACTAGAAGTAGATAGTGGAATTTTAGCCAATCAACTCAAGGCTAGGCAAATAATTGAAACGAAAATACCCTCATGGAAAAATCATAAAAATCTCATCTTTCCTAAACAACTTAGCATGGAACAATGCTCATCTGAGCATACTGCTTTATATAAATCCAAAATTTGTAAAGGCGAATCCTGTATTGACTTAACTGGTGGCTTTGGAATAGACAGTTTTTTTATCAGTAAATCTTTTAAAAATACTATTCATTGCGAAAAGGATTTGGAACTACAATTTATTGCACAACATAACTTGAAGTGTTTGCAAGCAAAAGTTGAATCTCATTTTACTGATGGCATTGAATATTTAAAGCAAACTAATCAGAGCTTTGACTTGATTTATATTGACCCTTCAAGGAGAAATGAAAACAATACCAAAGTCGTAAGACTAGAGGAATACACCCCAAATATCATACTGCACTTAAACCTACTTTTAGAAAAGGGAAAGCAAATCTTAGTTAAAACCTCGCCTTTGCTTGATATCAAACTAGCTATGGAGCAATTGCCTCAGCTCAAAGAAATACACGTCATAGCAGTCAATAATGAATGTAAAGAATTGTTGTTTCTCATTGACGCTAATTCAAGTAAAAAGCAAACATCTATAATTTGTAAAGATTTAGTAAAAGACTTCACTTTTAAATTTGACAATGAGCAAGAACTTAATACTACAATAAACTTATCATTGCCACTAAAGTACATTTACGAACCCAATGCAAGTATTTTAAAAGCTGGTGCTTTTAAGTCTATTGCCCTAGCTTTTAAACTAAGTAAACTTCATTCTAACAGTCATCTTTATACTTCAGAAAATTATGTAAAAGATTTTCCTGGAAGATGTTTTGAACTGAATACGATATGTCGATTGAGTAAAAAAGAAATTCAAACGGCTATAAAGTCTAAAAAAGCAAATATTTCTAAGAGAAACTTCCCTAATTCAGTAAATGAGATTCGTAAAAAATTAGGTCTAAATGAAGGTGGTAATGATTATATTTTTGCCACTACTTTAATGAATGAAGAAAAGAGACTTTTAATCTGTAGTAAGTGTTAG